From one Acidibrevibacterium fodinaquatile genomic stretch:
- a CDS encoding elongation factor G — MSDETVSRSCALIGPFGAGKTALFEALLELGGAPPRRARGARGVGLQLGGATYLGESWSLLDCPGSIEFFHETEAALAVADFAVLVADPDPARALACAPYFRALAEAEMPYLVFINRIDGFTGRMRDTLAALQALSRRPLVLREVPIRAGEQITGYVDVASERAWRYREGAASELIAMPSEIVPREQEARTGLLEALADHDDALLEKLLEDVVPTPEEVFEQLRRDQRAGAIAEVLFGAAERRQGVRRLWKALRHDAPSALDSVRRRGVAAEGEALAQVFKTLHAGHAGKLSLVRVWRGEVRDGMTLAGGRVGGVQRFVGDEMQKVAAAGPGALVALGRLEGAMTGSVLSPDDGAAPLPWPSPPAPVHGLAITTEDRKDDVKLSSALQKIAEEDPALTIAQSPETGETVLQGQGEIHLNAVLERLAKAYHLRLATHRPRVAFKETIRRPARRHARFKRQTGGHGQFADVTLEIAPRGRGEGFSFIDKIVGGAVPRQFIPAVAEAAEATLAKGVFGYPVVDIAVTLVDGGFHTVDSSDMAFKTATRMAIQEALAEADPVLLEPIDHVTIILPNEFTSSAQRLLSTRRGRILGYAEKPGWPGWDEVEALVPAAELHGLIIDLRSQTQGLGTYRRHFDHLAEAPGALAEKVAVAASR; from the coding sequence ATGTCCGACGAGACTGTTTCCCGCTCATGTGCGTTGATCGGCCCGTTCGGGGCGGGCAAGACGGCGCTGTTTGAAGCACTCCTGGAACTCGGCGGAGCGCCGCCGCGGCGAGCCCGCGGGGCGCGCGGGGTGGGATTGCAGCTCGGCGGCGCGACCTATCTCGGCGAATCCTGGTCGCTGCTCGATTGCCCTGGTTCCATCGAATTTTTCCACGAGACCGAGGCGGCGCTGGCGGTGGCCGATTTCGCGGTGCTGGTCGCCGATCCCGATCCCGCCCGGGCGCTCGCCTGCGCGCCCTATTTCCGGGCGCTGGCGGAGGCCGAGATGCCGTATCTGGTGTTCATCAACCGGATCGACGGATTTACCGGCCGGATGCGCGACACGCTGGCGGCGCTGCAAGCCTTGAGCCGGCGGCCGCTGGTACTGCGCGAGGTGCCGATCCGGGCCGGCGAGCAGATCACCGGCTATGTCGACGTGGCGAGCGAGCGCGCCTGGCGCTATCGCGAGGGCGCGGCGTCCGAACTGATCGCGATGCCCTCCGAGATCGTCCCGCGCGAGCAGGAGGCGCGGACCGGCTTGCTCGAGGCGTTGGCCGATCATGATGACGCTTTGCTCGAAAAACTGCTCGAGGACGTCGTGCCGACGCCGGAGGAAGTGTTCGAGCAGTTGCGCCGCGACCAGCGCGCCGGCGCCATCGCCGAGGTGCTGTTCGGCGCCGCCGAGCGTCGCCAGGGGGTGCGGCGGCTGTGGAAAGCGCTTCGCCATGACGCCCCGTCTGCCCTTGATAGCGTGCGCCGGCGCGGCGTTGCCGCCGAGGGCGAGGCGTTGGCGCAGGTGTTCAAGACGCTCCATGCCGGGCATGCCGGCAAACTCTCACTCGTGCGTGTCTGGCGCGGCGAGGTGCGTGACGGCATGACGCTGGCCGGCGGGCGGGTCGGCGGCGTTCAGCGCTTTGTCGGCGATGAGATGCAGAAAGTCGCGGCCGCCGGGCCGGGGGCGCTGGTCGCGCTCGGCCGGCTCGAAGGGGCGATGACGGGCAGCGTGCTTAGCCCCGATGACGGCGCCGCGCCGCTCCCCTGGCCATCACCGCCCGCGCCCGTGCATGGGCTTGCGATCACCACCGAGGATCGCAAGGACGACGTCAAACTCTCGAGCGCCCTGCAGAAGATTGCCGAGGAGGATCCGGCGCTCACGATCGCACAAAGCCCCGAAACCGGCGAGACCGTGCTGCAGGGGCAAGGCGAAATCCATCTCAACGCGGTGCTGGAGCGGCTCGCCAAGGCCTATCATCTGCGGCTTGCGACACATCGGCCGCGGGTCGCATTCAAGGAGACCATCCGCCGCCCCGCCCGCCGCCATGCCCGCTTCAAGCGCCAGACCGGCGGCCACGGGCAGTTCGCCGACGTGACGCTGGAGATCGCGCCACGCGGGCGCGGCGAGGGGTTTTCGTTCATCGACAAGATCGTCGGCGGCGCGGTGCCGCGGCAATTCATCCCAGCGGTCGCCGAGGCGGCAGAGGCGACGCTCGCCAAGGGCGTGTTCGGCTATCCGGTGGTCGATATCGCGGTGACGCTGGTCGATGGCGGGTTTCACACCGTCGATAGCTCGGACATGGCGTTCAAGACCGCGACCAGGATGGCAATCCAGGAGGCGCTCGCCGAGGCTGATCCGGTGCTGCTCGAGCCCATCGACCATGTGACGATTATCCTCCCCAACGAGTTTACCTCGAGCGCGCAGCGTCTTTTGTCGACGCGACGGGGGCGGATTTTGGGCTATGCCGAAAAACCCGGCTGGCCGGGTTGGGACGAGGTCGAGGCGCTGGTGCCGGCGGCGGAACTCCACGGGCTGATCATCGATCTCCGTTCGCAGACCCAGGGGCTCGGCACCTATCGCCGGCATTTCGACCATCTTGCCGAGGCGCCGGGCGCGCTTGCCGAAAAGGTTGCGGTGGCCGCCAGCCGTTAG
- a CDS encoding site-specific DNA-methyltransferase has protein sequence MRTVDRIIELPLDQVLVGDSVAMMRMLPSHSMHCVFADPPYNLQLQGALRRPNDSLVDGVDDAWDRFEDNAAYDAFTRAWLTECRRLLRKDGTIWVIGTYHNIFRLGAILQDLGFWILNDVIWRKANPMPNFRGRRFTNAHETLIWAARGRESRYRFNYQAMKALNDDLQMRSDWLIPLCTGSERLRNAHGIKLHPTQKPEALLHRVLLASTGAGDIVLDPFLGTGTTAAVARRLGRHFIGIERHPAYAEAAIGRVRAVRPAPPEGIAITPSRRETRRIPFGSLVEQGVVPPGSRLHSRSRAVSATVAADGTVHAGAVRGSIHRVGAVLQNAASCNGWTFWHIERDGALVPIDTLRAESATPDAAPSLPACEDATPKTGAKVIPIR, from the coding sequence ATGCGAACCGTGGATCGCATCATCGAATTGCCGCTGGATCAAGTGTTGGTGGGCGACAGCGTCGCGATGATGCGCATGCTCCCGAGCCACTCGATGCACTGCGTGTTCGCCGACCCGCCTTACAATCTCCAGCTGCAAGGCGCCCTGCGACGACCCAATGATAGTCTGGTCGATGGGGTGGACGATGCGTGGGATCGGTTCGAGGACAACGCCGCTTACGATGCCTTCACCCGCGCCTGGCTCACGGAATGCCGCCGGTTGTTGCGCAAGGATGGCACGATTTGGGTGATCGGGACGTACCATAATATTTTCCGCCTCGGTGCCATTCTGCAGGATCTCGGCTTTTGGATCCTGAACGACGTGATATGGCGCAAAGCCAACCCGATGCCGAATTTTCGCGGCCGGCGCTTCACCAACGCGCACGAGACGCTGATCTGGGCGGCGCGGGGGCGGGAATCGCGTTACCGCTTCAATTATCAGGCGATGAAGGCGCTGAACGACGATCTGCAAATGCGCAGCGACTGGTTGATTCCGCTGTGCACCGGCTCTGAGCGGCTGCGCAACGCGCACGGAATAAAGCTGCATCCGACACAAAAGCCCGAAGCGCTGCTGCACCGGGTGCTCCTTGCCAGTACCGGCGCGGGAGACATCGTGCTCGACCCTTTTCTCGGCACCGGCACGACGGCGGCGGTGGCGCGGCGGCTCGGCCGCCATTTCATCGGCATCGAGCGCCATCCCGCCTATGCCGAAGCGGCGATCGGGCGGGTGCGGGCGGTGCGGCCAGCGCCGCCTGAGGGCATCGCCATCACGCCGTCACGACGCGAGACGCGGCGGATCCCGTTCGGCAGCCTCGTCGAGCAAGGCGTGGTGCCGCCCGGCTCGCGCCTGCACAGCCGCAGCCGCGCCGTCAGCGCGACGGTCGCGGCGGATGGCACCGTGCATGCCGGCGCGGTGCGCGGCTCGATCCATCGCGTCGGCGCGGTGCTGCAGAACGCGGCGAGCTGCAATGGCTGGACGTTCTGGCATATCGAGCGCGACGGCGCGCTGGTCCCGATCGATACGCTCCGCGCCGAGAGCGCAACGCCCGACGCCGCCCCATCGCTGCCGGCATGCGAGGACGCGACACCGAAGACCGGCGCGAAGGTCATCCCTATTCGCTAG
- a CDS encoding enoyl-CoA hydratase produces the protein MATTERLFAGGKMLARVTDAIGTVLFNQPEKHNAISLAMWDGLAEILDAFAADPAIRVVVLRGAGERAFVSGADISQFDAERNDAEAQIHYERRTRAGRARLASFDKPVIAAVRGFCLGGGLGIALAADLRLAASDAVFGIPAARLGLAYGFDMTRQLVATVGPAAARMLLYSGERIDAAEAMRIGLVNRSVPVAEFEAALSSLAERIAANAPLSIAAAKRAVAAALADPETRDTAGLEAAIRACFDSGDYREGRTAFREKRPPRFTGR, from the coding sequence ATGGCAACGACGGAACGGCTTTTCGCCGGCGGCAAAATGCTGGCGCGGGTTACGGATGCGATCGGCACCGTATTGTTCAACCAGCCGGAGAAGCACAACGCCATTTCGCTCGCTATGTGGGACGGCCTCGCCGAAATTCTCGACGCCTTCGCCGCCGATCCCGCCATCCGCGTCGTCGTGCTGCGCGGCGCCGGTGAACGCGCTTTCGTCTCCGGCGCCGATATCAGCCAGTTCGATGCCGAGCGTAATGACGCCGAGGCGCAGATCCATTACGAGCGCCGCACCCGTGCCGGGCGGGCGCGGCTAGCATCGTTCGACAAGCCGGTGATCGCCGCGGTTCGCGGCTTTTGCCTCGGCGGCGGGCTTGGGATCGCGCTTGCCGCCGATCTCCGTCTGGCCGCCAGCGACGCGGTGTTCGGCATTCCCGCCGCACGCCTCGGCTTGGCGTATGGCTTCGACATGACCCGCCAACTGGTCGCGACCGTCGGCCCGGCGGCGGCGCGGATGCTGCTCTATAGTGGCGAGCGGATCGACGCGGCAGAGGCGATGCGCATCGGGCTGGTCAATCGCTCGGTCCCGGTTGCCGAATTCGAGGCCGCCCTCTCGTCCCTTGCCGAGCGGATCGCCGCCAATGCGCCGCTCTCCATCGCCGCCGCCAAGCGCGCCGTCGCCGCCGCGCTCGCCGATCCCGAGACACGCGATACGGCTGGTTTGGAAGCGGCGATCAGGGCCTGCTTCGACAGTGGCGATTACCGCGAGGGACGCACCGCGTTTCGCGAAAAACGCCCGCCGCGGTTCACCGGCCGCTAA
- a CDS encoding ribonuclease HII, with amino-acid sequence MSRPDDSLEIAALAATGGRRVAGVDEVGRGPLAGPVVAAAVVFPNGVPAALAALIADSKTLSPARREKAAAALRASPAVEFGIGAASVAEIARYNILGASLLAMRRAVRHLPSLPDVALVDGNRAPDLPCPARPVVGGDARSLSIAAASILAKVLRDRLMTRLAARYPGYGFERHAGYPTAGHRAALALIGPCRHHRRGFGPLR; translated from the coding sequence ATGTCGCGCCCTGACGACAGCCTTGAAATCGCCGCCCTCGCCGCAACGGGCGGGCGGCGTGTCGCGGGGGTGGATGAGGTCGGGCGTGGCCCGCTCGCCGGGCCGGTCGTCGCGGCGGCGGTGGTGTTCCCGAATGGCGTGCCGGCGGCGCTGGCGGCGCTGATCGCCGATTCGAAAACCCTGTCTCCGGCCCGGCGGGAGAAGGCGGCCGCGGCCCTGCGCGCCAGTCCGGCGGTGGAATTCGGCATCGGCGCGGCGTCGGTGGCTGAAATCGCGCGATACAATATTCTTGGCGCGAGTCTGCTCGCCATGCGTCGCGCCGTCCGCCACCTGCCGAGCCTCCCGGACGTGGCGCTGGTCGATGGCAACCGCGCCCCCGATCTCCCCTGCCCGGCGCGCCCGGTGGTCGGCGGCGACGCGCGTTCGCTCTCGATCGCCGCCGCCTCGATTCTCGCCAAAGTGCTGCGCGACCGGCTGATGACGCGGCTCGCCGCCCGCTATCCCGGGTATGGCTTCGAGCGTCATGCCGGTTACCCGACCGCCGGCCATCGTGCCGCCCTTGCCCTGATCGGCCCCTGCCGCCATCATCGCCGCGGATTCGGCCCGCTGCGCTGA
- a CDS encoding long-chain fatty acid--CoA ligase — translation MQGLMQQTPLLLSSLISHAAANHAGAEIVSQSVEGPITRTGWGEVAQRAGKLAGALKRLGVGEGDRVATLAWNTSRHLELYFGVTGIGAVLHTVNPRLFLPQIDYMLRHAEDGYVFFDLSFAELIAELAPKIPSLRGCVALTDRAHMPSLPIPNLLCYEELLAGESEAHPWPNLEENAAAILCYTSGTTGNPKGVLYSHRALLLHSFCAAAADGLAISCLDSGLLVVPLFHANAWGLPFAAAMVGAKLVLPGPRLDGASLFSLMQTERCTFAAGVPTVWFGFFDYIDRQRAALDLTTIRLDRVLCGGSAAPRALIKRFDEEFGAFLLHAWGMTETSPIATLGRLLPKHLGLDREARYDIQAKQGRPVYGVEVRVVDPEGRPLPRDGRSVGALMVRGPWVTAGYFKGEGGVVLDADNWFNTGDVATMDEDGYVTLTDRAKDIIKSGGEWISSIELENAAVAHPDVLEAAAIGVAHPKWVERPLLLIRRKEGAALDKPTMLAFLADKVARWWLPDDVIFVEELPHTATGKLSKVTLRKIYANHLTAAL, via the coding sequence ATGCAGGGATTGATGCAGCAGACACCGCTGCTCTTGTCGTCGCTGATCAGCCATGCGGCGGCGAACCATGCCGGTGCCGAGATCGTCAGCCAAAGCGTTGAAGGGCCGATCACGCGCACGGGTTGGGGCGAGGTCGCGCAGCGGGCGGGAAAGCTCGCCGGCGCACTCAAGCGGTTGGGCGTCGGTGAGGGCGATCGCGTCGCAACGCTCGCCTGGAACACGTCGCGCCATCTCGAACTCTATTTCGGGGTGACCGGCATCGGTGCCGTGTTGCATACCGTCAATCCGCGCCTTTTCCTGCCGCAGATCGACTACATGCTGCGCCATGCCGAGGACGGCTATGTCTTCTTCGATCTCAGCTTCGCCGAGTTGATCGCCGAACTCGCCCCGAAAATCCCCTCGCTCCGTGGCTGCGTTGCGCTCACTGATCGCGCCCATATGCCGAGCCTTCCCATCCCCAACCTGCTTTGCTACGAGGAACTCCTGGCTGGCGAGAGCGAGGCCCATCCCTGGCCAAACCTCGAGGAAAACGCCGCCGCCATCCTGTGTTACACGTCGGGCACGACCGGCAATCCCAAAGGGGTGCTCTACAGCCATCGCGCATTGCTGCTCCATTCCTTCTGCGCCGCGGCGGCGGATGGTCTTGCGATCTCCTGTCTCGATAGCGGGCTTCTGGTGGTGCCGCTCTTTCATGCCAATGCCTGGGGCCTGCCATTCGCCGCCGCCATGGTCGGGGCCAAGCTGGTGCTGCCGGGGCCACGCCTCGATGGCGCCAGCCTGTTCTCGCTCATGCAGACCGAGCGCTGTACCTTCGCCGCCGGCGTGCCAACGGTGTGGTTCGGATTTTTCGATTACATCGATCGCCAGCGCGCCGCCCTCGATCTCACGACGATCCGCCTCGATCGCGTTCTCTGTGGCGGCTCGGCGGCGCCGCGGGCGCTGATCAAGCGCTTCGATGAGGAGTTCGGCGCCTTTCTCCTGCATGCCTGGGGCATGACCGAAACCAGCCCGATCGCGACGCTGGGCCGGCTTCTGCCCAAGCATCTCGGCCTCGACCGCGAGGCGCGCTATGACATCCAGGCGAAACAGGGGCGGCCGGTCTATGGCGTCGAGGTCCGCGTCGTCGATCCCGAAGGGCGGCCATTGCCGCGCGATGGCCGTTCGGTCGGGGCGCTGATGGTGCGTGGCCCGTGGGTGACGGCAGGATATTTCAAGGGCGAGGGCGGCGTCGTGCTCGATGCTGACAACTGGTTCAACACCGGCGATGTCGCGACCATGGACGAAGATGGCTATGTCACCCTCACCGATCGCGCGAAGGATATCATCAAATCCGGCGGCGAGTGGATTTCCTCGATCGAGCTGGAAAACGCCGCCGTCGCCCATCCTGACGTCTTGGAAGCGGCGGCGATCGGCGTTGCTCATCCGAAATGGGTCGAGCGCCCCCTGCTGCTGATCCGCAGGAAGGAGGGAGCGGCGCTCGACAAGCCGACGATGCTCGCTTTCCTCGCCGACAAGGTGGCGCGCTGGTGGCTCCCTGACGACGTCATCTTCGTCGAGGAATTGCCGCATACCGCGACCGGCAAGCTCTCGAAAGTGACGTTGCGCAAAATTTACGCCAACCACCTGACCGCGGCGCTCTAG
- a CDS encoding carboxymuconolactone decarboxylase family protein, with the protein MAESEMFEKGLEVRRAVLGANYVDASIAKADDFMMAFQRITTEWCWGYAWTRPGLERKTRSLLNLAMLTALGKTPEIKLHVKGALANGVSVDEIKEVLLHATVYCGIPAGLDAFKAAHEVLVAEGALPATKA; encoded by the coding sequence ATGGCGGAAAGTGAGATGTTCGAAAAGGGCTTGGAAGTGCGGCGCGCCGTGCTCGGCGCGAATTACGTCGATGCCAGCATCGCCAAGGCCGATGATTTCATGATGGCGTTTCAGCGCATCACCACCGAATGGTGCTGGGGCTATGCCTGGACGCGGCCGGGGCTGGAGCGCAAGACGCGAAGCCTGCTGAACCTTGCCATGCTCACCGCGCTCGGCAAGACGCCGGAGATCAAGCTCCATGTCAAGGGCGCGCTCGCCAATGGCGTGAGCGTCGACGAGATCAAGGAAGTGCTGCTCCACGCCACTGTCTATTGTGGCATTCCGGCCGGGCTCGATGCGTTCAAGGCGGCGCATGAGGTGCTGGTCGCGGAAGGCGCGTTGCCGGCGACGAAGGCATGA
- a CDS encoding NAD(P)-dependent oxidoreductase has protein sequence MTAPPRRIGVIGLGNMGWPMAANLLKAGFEIAVADARPGRAAQFARDLGGRAGTDAADAAAGADAVITMLPTSAEVAAVIAAIRPALAAGSLVIEMSSGAPGVTRTLAGELASGGIALIDAPVSGGVPRAERGDLAILTGGAAADLARAEPILRALGTSIHHCGDVGAGQAMKALNNLVSAGGFLIGIEALLVGQKFGLDPAVMVDVLNASTGMNNSTQKKFKQFVLSRRFDAGFGLDLMVKDLSIALEIGRASGTATPFAALCREMWASAAALLGPGQDHTALARLSEQLAGATLGAPETGKEG, from the coding sequence ATGACGGCGCCGCCCCGGCGCATCGGCGTCATCGGCCTTGGCAATATGGGCTGGCCGATGGCGGCCAATCTGCTCAAGGCCGGGTTCGAGATCGCGGTTGCCGATGCGCGGCCCGGGCGGGCGGCGCAGTTCGCGCGCGACCTCGGCGGCCGCGCCGGCACCGACGCCGCGGACGCCGCCGCGGGTGCTGATGCCGTCATCACCATGCTGCCGACCAGCGCCGAGGTTGCCGCGGTGATCGCCGCGATCCGGCCGGCGCTGGCGGCGGGTTCGCTGGTGATCGAAATGTCATCCGGTGCGCCGGGGGTGACGCGAACATTGGCTGGGGAATTGGCCTCGGGCGGCATTGCGTTGATCGACGCGCCGGTCTCGGGCGGTGTTCCCCGGGCAGAGCGTGGCGACCTCGCCATTCTCACCGGCGGCGCGGCCGCCGATCTCGCACGCGCCGAGCCGATCCTGCGGGCGCTTGGGACCAGCATTCATCATTGCGGTGACGTCGGCGCCGGGCAAGCGATGAAGGCGCTCAACAATCTGGTCTCCGCCGGCGGTTTTTTGATCGGCATCGAGGCGCTGTTGGTCGGGCAGAAATTCGGCCTCGATCCGGCGGTGATGGTCGATGTGCTCAATGCCTCGACCGGCATGAACAACAGCACCCAAAAGAAATTCAAGCAGTTCGTGCTCTCGCGCCGGTTCGATGCCGGTTTCGGCCTCGATTTGATGGTGAAAGACCTTTCGATCGCCCTCGAAATCGGCCGCGCGAGCGGCACCGCAACCCCGTTTGCGGCCCTTTGCCGGGAGATGTGGGCGAGTGCGGCGGCACTGCTCGGCCCGGGGCAGGATCACACCGCGCTCGCCCGGCTTTCCGAGCAGTTGGCGGGGGCAACGCTCGGCGCGCCCGAGACGGGGAAGGAGGGGTAG
- a CDS encoding tartrate dehydrogenase — protein MRRYKIAAIPADGIGPEVIHAGLEVLAALAARDGGFALDVETLDWGSARYRKHGALMPDDGLARLRDKDAIYFGAVGAPDVPDHITLWGLRLPICQGFDQYANVRPTRILPGVKSPLAGIGPNDLDWVIVRENSEGEYAGNGGRTHRGLPEEVGTEVAIFTRVGVTRIMRFAFRLAAARPRKHLTVVTKSNAQRFGMVMWDEIAAEIAAEFPEVTWDKELVDAMTTRMVRRPSSIDTVVATNLHADILSDLAAALAGSLGIAPTGNIDPERRFPSMFEPIHGSAFDITGKGIANPVGSFWSAAMMLEHLGESGAARALMVAVEQVTAAGIMTPDLGGKATTKEVTQAVCAAIAGGNTA, from the coding sequence ATGCGCCGCTACAAAATCGCCGCCATTCCCGCCGACGGCATCGGCCCGGAAGTAATCCATGCCGGGCTTGAGGTGCTGGCGGCGCTCGCCGCCCGTGATGGCGGCTTCGCCCTCGATGTCGAGACGCTCGATTGGGGCTCGGCGCGCTATCGCAAGCATGGCGCCTTGATGCCGGATGACGGGCTCGCGCGGCTCCGCGACAAGGACGCGATCTATTTCGGCGCCGTCGGCGCGCCCGACGTGCCAGATCACATCACCCTCTGGGGCCTCCGGCTGCCGATCTGCCAGGGCTTCGATCAATACGCCAATGTCCGCCCGACCCGCATCCTCCCCGGCGTCAAAAGCCCGCTCGCCGGGATTGGCCCGAACGATCTCGACTGGGTGATCGTGCGCGAGAATTCCGAGGGCGAATATGCCGGCAATGGCGGGCGCACGCATCGCGGGCTGCCTGAGGAGGTCGGGACCGAGGTTGCGATCTTCACCCGCGTCGGTGTCACCCGCATCATGCGCTTTGCCTTTCGCCTCGCCGCCGCGCGCCCGCGCAAGCATCTGACGGTGGTGACGAAATCCAACGCGCAACGTTTCGGCATGGTGATGTGGGACGAAATCGCCGCCGAAATCGCCGCGGAATTTCCCGAAGTCACCTGGGACAAGGAATTGGTGGACGCGATGACGACGCGCATGGTCCGCCGTCCGTCCTCGATCGATACCGTCGTCGCAACCAACCTCCACGCCGATATCCTCTCCGACCTCGCAGCCGCGCTGGCCGGCTCGCTCGGCATCGCGCCAACCGGCAATATCGACCCCGAGCGGCGCTTCCCCTCGATGTTCGAGCCGATCCACGGCTCGGCTTTCGATATCACCGGGAAAGGAATCGCAAACCCGGTCGGCAGTTTCTGGAGTGCCGCGATGATGCTTGAGCATCTCGGCGAGAGCGGTGCCGCGAGAGCGCTGATGGTCGCGGTCGAGCAGGTCACCGCGGCCGGGATCATGACCCCCGATCTCGGCGGCAAGGCGACGACGAAGGAGGTCACCCAAGCGGTGTGCGCGGCGATCGCCGGCGGCAATACCGCGTGA
- a CDS encoding N-acyl homoserine lactonase family protein, with the protein MWEVFALRYATQERVARENFLHPPDPHDQPMPMDYFFWLLRRPGGRGGEDIIVDTGFTPEMAQARKRRVIRPVPAGLAALGVDPASVRDVVITHLHYDHAGNLALFPNARFHLQEREMAFATGANMCFSCLRVAFEVEDVVAMVRALYADRVRFHDGEGAIAPGVSVHRVGGHTDGLQMVRVETARGPVVLASDASHFYANMERENPFPIVFNVGEMARGWHAARKLAGDAARVIPGHDPEIRRRYPTAGDDEIFALHLPPR; encoded by the coding sequence ATGTGGGAGGTCTTCGCACTGCGTTACGCGACCCAAGAGCGCGTGGCCCGGGAGAATTTTCTCCATCCGCCCGATCCGCATGATCAGCCGATGCCGATGGATTATTTCTTCTGGCTGCTCCGCCGGCCAGGGGGGCGCGGGGGGGAGGATATCATCGTCGATACCGGCTTCACGCCGGAGATGGCGCAAGCGCGCAAGCGGCGGGTGATCCGGCCGGTGCCGGCGGGGCTCGCCGCCCTCGGGGTCGATCCGGCTTCGGTGCGCGACGTCGTCATCACCCATCTCCATTACGACCATGCCGGCAATCTCGCCCTGTTCCCGAACGCGCGGTTTCATCTCCAGGAGCGCGAAATGGCCTTCGCGACCGGGGCGAACATGTGTTTCTCCTGCCTACGCGTCGCCTTCGAGGTCGAGGACGTCGTCGCCATGGTGCGGGCGCTCTATGCCGATCGGGTGCGCTTCCATGACGGCGAGGGGGCGATCGCGCCCGGCGTCAGCGTGCATCGCGTCGGCGGGCATACCGACGGTTTGCAGATGGTCCGCGTCGAGACCGCGCGCGGGCCGGTGGTGCTGGCGAGCGACGCCTCGCATTTCTACGCCAACATGGAGCGCGAAAACCCGTTCCCGATCGTCTTCAATGTCGGCGAGATGGCGCGCGGCTGGCATGCGGCGCGCAAACTCGCCGGCGATGCGGCGCGGGTCATCCCCGGCCATGACCCGGAAATCCGCCGCCGCTATCCGACGGCCGGCGACGACGAGATTTTCGCCCTGCATCTGCCGCCGCGATGA
- a CDS encoding putative bifunctional diguanylate cyclase/phosphodiesterase encodes MVSHLSHPPLRPVRASVTPLADRAESRKLEHDLRQALLHDGFSLAFQPRYLLSTRQPIGAEALVRWPHRKRGLISPALFIPIAEQSGLINDLGGWVLRQACREAAGWPSPAGVSVNVSARQLMDGVLIDQVTEALALSSLDPERLELEVTETVLLDICPDVLLTLAALNDIGVGLAIDDFGIGYTSLATLKQLPFTTMKIDRSMIRSLPRDREDAAIVCSLIAIAQALGLSVLAEGIETPEQENFLIDVGCESGQGFLFSHALSAEAIAACFTRPA; translated from the coding sequence TTGGTTTCCCACCTCTCTCATCCACCGCTCCGTCCCGTCCGCGCCAGCGTAACGCCGCTGGCGGATCGGGCGGAAAGCCGCAAGCTGGAGCACGATCTTCGTCAGGCGCTGCTGCATGACGGGTTCAGCCTTGCCTTCCAGCCACGCTACCTGCTGTCAACGCGCCAGCCGATCGGCGCGGAGGCCCTGGTCCGCTGGCCGCATCGCAAGCGCGGGCTGATCTCGCCGGCCCTGTTCATACCCATCGCCGAGCAAAGCGGCCTGATCAACGATCTCGGCGGCTGGGTCTTGCGCCAGGCGTGCCGGGAAGCCGCCGGCTGGCCGAGCCCGGCCGGGGTTTCGGTCAATGTCTCGGCGCGGCAATTGATGGATGGCGTGCTGATCGATCAGGTGACGGAGGCGCTCGCACTCTCCTCGCTCGACCCGGAGCGGCTGGAACTCGAGGTCACCGAGACCGTCCTCCTCGATATCTGCCCCGATGTTCTCCTCACGCTCGCCGCTTTGAACGATATCGGCGTCGGGCTGGCGATCGATGATTTCGGCATCGGCTATACCAGCCTTGCGACACTCAAGCAGCTGCCGTTCACGACGATGAAAATCGACCGCTCGATGATACGCTCGCTGCCGCGCGACCGCGAAGATGCCGCCATCGTCTGCTCGCTCATCGCGATCGCGCAGGCGCTCGGTCTTTCCGTGCTCGCGGAAGGGATCGAGACGCCGGAGCAGGAGAATTTCCTGATCGATGTCGGCTGCGAGAGCGGCCAGGGCTTTCTTTTCAGCCACGCCCTTTCGGCCGAGGCGATCGCCGCTTGCTTTACCCGCCCGGCCTGA